The Candidatus Rokuibacteriota bacterium sequence ACCGGCGCTTCGCGTGCGCGCCGCACCCTGGCACGTCGGTTGCGTTAAATGGATTCGTAAGAATCTAGCGCGGAGATCCTTTCCCGATAACGGCAAACCCGTCGTGAGGCGGGGGCGCAAAGCCGCGGGTCAGGCGATTGCCCTGACAGCCGGGCTGCCGAAGGAAGGGCGTCAGCCACACGCTCCTCGGGAATGAGGGATCCTCCGTGAAGGAGGTCTGCATGCCCCGAGAGAGTCCCGACGCTGTTTCACGAACTCGTCCACCTGCTCTCGAGTTCCACTGCCCACGCTCCAGCAGTCCGTGCTCGCCATCGCGCGTGCTGTCGCTTCCTCCCCCGAAACAGAAGGGGGAACACCATGGACGAGCCGAGACGGAAGGGCAGAGCAGGGGTTTTCCCTTCGCCGATTCAAGGATTTACCGGATAGCGCCTTGCAGGCCCTCGGCCTGAAGCTAACGAATGGGAAGTAGGCCGCGAGCAGAGGAGAAGCGGGAGGACCGACGATGACGCAGCGCGCGTCCACGTCGAACGTGCCCTGGCTGGAGATCGTGCTGCCCTTCTACGCTATCGCCATCGTGACGATCTACTACCGGCGGGAGAGCATCCACCTGGCGATCCCGGACGAGCGGCTCGAGACCGTCGTCCTCTGGGCGGGATGGCTGGTCGGGGCAGCGCTCGGGGGTGTGCTGGCCTTCTCCGCGCTCTTCGTCGCGCTCTACCTTCTCTACTCTCCTCTCTACCTCGCGAAGAAGCTCCGGTGGGCCCTCGACCCGGGGGTCTGGACCGATCCGACCGAGGTCCGGTTCTACCTCTGCTGCTTCGGGCTGCTCTGCAGTTTACTCATCCTGGCGATCTGGAGCGAGGAACTGGCCCTGGTAGTCTTCACGCTGCTGGCCGGGTGCGCCAAGCTCCTGGGCCGACTCCTCCTCTGACCGCCTGGGCACATGCAAAGAGGCATGACGAGATGACCAGACGACAGATGTATTTGCGTGCAGGCATGGTGGCCCTCGTCGTTGGGTTGGTGGTGGGCAGCATCGCCGAGGCGCGCTCGCTCCGGCAGCACGCCGAGATCGGCAGCATCCTGATCGAGGTCACGGCCGGCGACCCGTCCGGGCTTGTCGGGCTCGCGCTCCTGACCAACCCCGGACTCGAGAAGACCGCCACCTACCCGCTGCCGAAGCTCGCCGCCAGCGACACGCGCGTGACGGTTCCCCTCTTTGTGATGCAGGCGGAAGTCGAGGAGGACGACGACGATCGCGACCGCGGTAAGCGCGGCTCCCGGCGCGTCGTCAGGAAGGATCTGGACACGCTGCTGATCCTGACGAACGGCACCACGGGGACCGGCGAGAACATGACGCTGCGGGTGACGTTCCGACGGGCCGATGGAACCGTGGTCGGGACTCCGGTGACGGCCACCCTGGCGCCCGGCCAGACGGCCCTGATTTCCGCTGCCGACGAGCTCAACCGGTAGCTAGGAGGTCGGAGGGGGACACCCACGCCTTCGGCGTGGGTACCCGGGCCCCCTCCGAAGCCTCCCCCAGGAATGGTGGTTCGAGCCGAGGGGCTGCCGACGAGCCGCAGGCGTGGCAGTTCGAGCCGATGCGCTTCGGCGCCGGCAGCTTCATCGCCTGCGCCAGCGGCGAGGCGAGACCCGAGTAAGTAAGAGCCACGAGGCGAGGCCCGAGTTGATTGCGCGGGCGAAGCCCGCGCTCCAAGGGTATTACTCCGACACGTTCCTTGTGGACCGGCGGCCGTTCAACCCCGGTCCACCTCCACCCAGCGCCCGCAGGCTGCCGACTCCAGCACGGCGTCGAGCACCGAGCCCTTCACTCCCCTAGGCCGCGCCGGTCGCCCCGATACCAGCGCGACCTCTCGCGCTCCAGGCCTGGCCTGCTCCAGCATCTCCTCCCACCGCGAAGCGTGGCGCGCTATCGTTCAGCCTCCTCGTGGGCCGGACCCGCACCGGGTTTCGATTGAACGCGGTACGCCGCCGTTATAGCATGCTCGCGCGGCCCGGTGAGTATTCTGTCTGGCCACCGCTGACTTCCTCCGGGCCCGGGGGAGAGGACGATGCCATACGCGACCGCCGACGGGGTGAGGCTCTACTACGAGGAGACCGGGAGCGACCTGCCGGTCATCTTCGTCCACGAGTTCGCCGGGGACTACCGGAGCTGGGAGCCGCAGGTCCGGTTCTTCTCGCGCCGCTATCGCTGTATCACGTTCAACGCGCGCGGGTATCCGCCGTCGGATGTGCCCGAAGACCCGGCCGCTTACTCTCAGGCGATCGCAGCCGATGACATCGCTCACGTGCTCGGCCACCTGAAGATCGCGCAGGCCCACGTAGTCGGGCTGTCCATGGGAGGGTTCGCGACCCTCCACTTCGGCCTCCGGCACCCTGAGATGGCGCGCTCGCTCGTGGTCGCGGGGTGCGGCTACGGCTCGGTGGCCGAACAGCGGCAGCAGTTCCAGGCGGATGCCGAAGCGCTGGCGCAGCGGTTGGAAACGCTGGGGATGGCCGCGGTCGGGGAGACCTACGCGCTGGGCCCCTACCGGGTCCAGTTCCAGGCGAAGGACCCGCGGGGCTGGGCCGAGTTCGCGCGAATGCTGGCCGAGCACTCGGCCAAGGGCTCGGCGCTGACCATGCGGGGGGTGCAGAAGCTCCGGCCGTCGGTGTGGGAGCTCGAGGCTCAGCTCCGGAAGCTGACGATTCCGACCCTGATCGTGACCGGTGATGAGGACGAGCCGTGCCTCGAGCCGAACCTGTTCCTCAAGCGCGCGATCCCGACGGCCGGGCTCTGGGTCGTCCCAAAGACCGGGCACACGGCGAACCTGGAGGAGCCCGACCTCTTCAACCGGACGCTCCAGGACTTCCTCGACCTCGTCGAGGCGGGCCGCTGGCCGGCGCGCGACCCGCGCTCCCTCGCAAAGTCGGCGCTGCTCTGGGAGCCCCGCGCCCCCACGCCGTCCCCGCGCTGACGGCGAGGACCTCACCGGCCTTGACTTCGCCGGAGCGCGGGACTTACCCTCATGATGCTCCACGACCACAGAGCCGTTGCCAAGGGGGGGGCCCAATGATCCGCGTATCCGTTCTCTATCCGAGCAAGGAAGGCGCCCGGTTCGACCACGACTACTACGCGAAGAAGCACATGGCGATGGTGAAGTCGCGCCTCGCAAACCTGGGGCTCGTCCGCCTCGAGATCGACAAGGGGCTGGCAGGTGGGGCGCCGGGAGCGCCCGCGCCCTATGTCTGCATCGGCCACCTCTACTTCAACTCTATCGCCGACTTCCAGAAAGCCATCGGCGCCCACGGCGCGGAGTTCATGG is a genomic window containing:
- a CDS encoding EthD family reductase, whose amino-acid sequence is MIRVSVLYPSKEGARFDHDYYAKKHMAMVKSRLANLGLVRLEIDKGLAGGAPGAPAPYVCIGHLYFNSIADFQKAIGAHGAEFMADVPNYTDIRPQIQVSEIVG
- a CDS encoding alpha/beta hydrolase; amino-acid sequence: MPYATADGVRLYYEETGSDLPVIFVHEFAGDYRSWEPQVRFFSRRYRCITFNARGYPPSDVPEDPAAYSQAIAADDIAHVLGHLKIAQAHVVGLSMGGFATLHFGLRHPEMARSLVVAGCGYGSVAEQRQQFQADAEALAQRLETLGMAAVGETYALGPYRVQFQAKDPRGWAEFARMLAEHSAKGSALTMRGVQKLRPSVWELEAQLRKLTIPTLIVTGDEDEPCLEPNLFLKRAIPTAGLWVVPKTGHTANLEEPDLFNRTLQDFLDLVEAGRWPARDPRSLAKSALLWEPRAPTPSPR